A window of Rubricoccus marinus contains these coding sequences:
- the pyk gene encoding pyruvate kinase, with protein sequence MRTRRTKIVCTLGPASDSRDAISALIKAGMDVARMNFSHGSHADHERRIGIVREEAKKQGRVVPILQDLQGPKIRLGAMEEGGALIHAGNTIRLTAQPVAIGTEERVHVSYDALAEEVVQGGRILIDDGNIELKIIDVDGQDVVTEVVIGGVLKTKKGVNLPQIVAARPGMTPKDIEDLAFGLTQDVEFIALSFVRTARDIDNLAQRIRSEGKSVGIIAKVEKPEAVENFDSVLRAADGIMVARGDLGVEIPIQRVPIVQKQLIRGCLQASKPVITATQMLESMMENPRPTRAEATDVANAVLDGTDAVMLSGETAAGKFPARAVEIMDEIVREAESNRRRLGGRQALDSDTADASQITRAISSQAVDLAGAIEARALCCLTHSGSTAREIASHRPDMPIYAFTDSERTVGRMGLTWGTEAVKIPFQEHTDDGIRTIHRRMMEEGLGKAGDHVVVTAGLPLVAVGKTNMVHVTTLGEDWV encoded by the coding sequence ATGCGGACCCGCCGCACCAAAATCGTCTGCACCCTCGGACCCGCCTCCGACAGCCGCGACGCCATCTCCGCGCTTATCAAGGCGGGCATGGACGTTGCCCGCATGAACTTCTCCCACGGCTCTCACGCCGACCACGAGCGCCGGATCGGCATCGTGCGGGAGGAGGCGAAAAAGCAGGGCCGCGTGGTGCCCATCCTGCAAGACCTCCAGGGCCCGAAGATCCGCTTGGGCGCGATGGAGGAGGGCGGAGCGCTTATCCACGCGGGCAACACGATCCGGCTCACGGCGCAGCCTGTGGCTATCGGGACCGAGGAGCGCGTGCACGTGAGCTACGACGCCCTCGCGGAAGAGGTGGTACAGGGCGGCCGGATCCTTATCGATGACGGCAACATCGAGCTGAAGATCATCGACGTGGACGGTCAGGACGTGGTCACCGAGGTCGTGATCGGCGGCGTGCTCAAGACCAAGAAGGGCGTCAACCTGCCGCAGATCGTGGCGGCGCGGCCGGGCATGACGCCAAAGGACATCGAGGATCTGGCGTTCGGGCTCACCCAGGACGTGGAGTTTATCGCGCTCTCGTTCGTGCGGACCGCCCGCGACATCGACAACCTCGCGCAACGCATCCGCTCGGAGGGCAAGTCGGTCGGCATCATCGCGAAGGTGGAGAAGCCGGAGGCGGTGGAGAACTTCGACTCGGTTCTCCGCGCGGCGGACGGCATCATGGTCGCCAGAGGCGATCTGGGCGTCGAGATCCCGATCCAGCGCGTGCCCATCGTGCAGAAGCAGCTCATCCGCGGCTGCCTGCAAGCGTCGAAGCCGGTCATCACGGCCACGCAGATGCTGGAGAGCATGATGGAGAACCCCCGCCCGACGCGCGCCGAGGCCACCGACGTGGCAAACGCTGTTTTGGATGGGACCGACGCGGTAATGCTTTCAGGCGAGACGGCCGCCGGCAAGTTCCCCGCACGGGCCGTCGAGATCATGGACGAGATCGTGCGCGAGGCGGAGAGCAACCGCCGCCGCTTGGGCGGGCGTCAGGCGCTGGACAGCGATACCGCAGACGCCTCGCAGATCACCCGCGCGATCTCGTCGCAGGCCGTGGACCTCGCGGGCGCTATTGAGGCGCGCGCGCTGTGCTGCCTCACGCACTCGGGGAGCACCGCGCGTGAGATCGCCAGCCACCGGCCAGACATGCCGATCTACGCGTTTACCGACAGCGAGAGGACCGTTGGGCGGATGGGCCTCACGTGGGGGACCGAGGCAGTCAAGATCCCGTTCCAGGAGCACACCGACGACGGTATCCGCACTATCCACCGCCGGATGATG
- a CDS encoding DUF2279 domain-containing protein: MMETPAVADTLRPARGPSTWGTVAVASGAVALGVLETARRTQDDRRLTGPFDVEVEWAYADGADKLGHMISSGVQAEGYAAAYRLAGHSRKSSATWGAATSFAWMLHYEILDGYGSHEVFDPTDLAANAAGAGLVAARAYVPELEAARLKISYWPSGDSCDATCDYAGQTAWLAVNPRAFAPEAEWLPPWINVALGYGVREGSVSLGGFEENHVTLALDFEPAGLPLAGPVWEAVLPFLQRVHLPAPGIRLTPRPSFVLAY; the protein is encoded by the coding sequence ATGATGGAGACTCCGGCCGTCGCGGACACGCTCCGCCCCGCCAGAGGACCGAGCACGTGGGGAACCGTCGCCGTGGCCTCTGGCGCCGTCGCGCTGGGCGTGCTGGAGACGGCACGGCGCACGCAGGACGACCGGCGCCTGACCGGCCCGTTCGACGTGGAGGTGGAGTGGGCGTATGCCGACGGCGCAGACAAGCTGGGGCACATGATCTCCTCTGGCGTGCAGGCTGAGGGGTACGCCGCCGCTTACCGCCTTGCGGGCCATTCCAGAAAGAGCTCCGCCACGTGGGGCGCGGCCACGTCGTTCGCGTGGATGCTCCACTACGAGATCCTGGACGGCTACGGCAGCCACGAGGTGTTCGACCCCACCGACCTCGCCGCCAACGCCGCGGGCGCCGGGCTCGTGGCCGCGCGCGCTTACGTCCCCGAACTGGAAGCCGCGCGCCTCAAGATCTCCTACTGGCCATCCGGCGACAGTTGCGACGCCACGTGCGACTACGCCGGGCAGACGGCCTGGCTGGCCGTGAACCCGCGCGCCTTCGCGCCAGAGGCCGAGTGGCTGCCGCCGTGGATCAACGTGGCGCTGGGCTACGGCGTGCGCGAAGGCAGCGTCTCCCTCGGCGGCTTCGAAGAGAACCACGTCACGCTCGCGTTGGACTTCGAGCCCGCAGGGCTGCCTCTGGCGGGGCCGGTCTGGGAGGCCGTCCTGCCGTTCTTGCAGCGCGTGCACCTCCCGGCGCCGGGCATCCGGCTCACGCCGCGCCCGAGCTTCGTGCTGGC
- a CDS encoding response regulator has product MASTGTPTRILVVDDHAIVRHGLEKLFEAEPDLVVAAEAESSDDALQLIDKQSFDFITVDIGLKKGSGLDLIRHIRARDEKIPILVLSMHQEAYYAERVLRAGAQGYLSKQGDPGAIVPAIRRILGGELYVSPSLADDMVRRTIEGGEGRKAVEDLSDRETEVVRFIGQGLSTREIAEELSLSVKTIESYRANVKRKLGLQSGAELARFCYDWTTNALGLSTGDSPEAL; this is encoded by the coding sequence ATGGCCTCTACAGGCACCCCCACGCGCATTCTCGTCGTCGATGATCACGCCATCGTGCGGCACGGTTTGGAAAAGCTGTTCGAAGCCGAGCCCGACCTCGTCGTCGCGGCGGAGGCGGAGTCGTCGGATGACGCGCTCCAACTCATCGACAAGCAGTCGTTCGATTTTATCACGGTCGACATCGGCCTCAAGAAAGGCTCTGGCCTGGACCTCATCCGCCACATCCGCGCGCGCGATGAGAAGATCCCGATCCTGGTGCTCTCCATGCACCAAGAGGCGTACTACGCCGAGCGCGTGCTCCGCGCTGGGGCGCAGGGCTACCTCTCCAAGCAGGGCGACCCCGGTGCGATCGTGCCCGCCATCCGCCGCATCCTAGGCGGCGAGCTGTATGTGTCGCCTTCGCTGGCGGACGACATGGTGCGGCGCACCATCGAGGGGGGAGAGGGCCGCAAGGCTGTCGAGGACCTTTCGGACCGTGAGACAGAGGTCGTGCGGTTTATCGGGCAGGGGCTGTCTACGCGAGAGATCGCCGAAGAGCTGAGCCTATCGGTTAAAACCATCGAGAGCTACCGCGCCAACGTCAAGCGGAAGCTGGGCCTCCAGAGCGGCGCCGAGCTGGCGCGCTTCTGCTACGACTGGACCACCAACGCGCTCGGGCTGAGCACCGGCGACTCGCCAGAGGCGCTGTAG